Proteins encoded in a region of the Sander lucioperca isolate FBNREF2018 chromosome 4, SLUC_FBN_1.2, whole genome shotgun sequence genome:
- the rps3a gene encoding 40S ribosomal protein S3a: MAVGKNKRLTKGGKKGAKKKIVDPFSKKDWYDVKAPAMFNIRNLGKTLVTRTQGTRIASDGLKGRVFEVSLADLQNDEVAFRKFKLITEDVQGKNCLTNFHGMDLTRDKMCSMVKKWQTMIEAHVDVKTTDGYLLRLFCVGFTKKRTNQIRKTSYAQHQQVRQIRKKMMEIMTREVQTNDLKEVVNKLIPDSVGKDIEKACQSIYPLHDVYVRKVKMLKKPKFELGKLMELHGEGGASSTAKATGDDTGAKVERADGYEPPIQETV, from the exons ATGGCAGTCGGCAAGAATAAGAGGCTGACCAAAGGCGGCAAAAAAGGTGCCAAAAAGAAGAT tGTGGACCCTTTTTCCAAGAAGGACTGGTATGATGTCAAGGCACCAGCCATGTTCAACATCCGCAATCTTGGCAAGACCTTGGTCACCAGGACTCAGGGAACCA GAATTGCCTCTGATGGTCTTAAGGGACGTGTGTTCGAGGTGAGCCTCGCTGACCTGCAGAACGACGAGGTGGCCTTCCGCAAGTTCAAACTCATCACTGAGGATGTTCAGGGCAAGAACTGCCTCACCAACTTCCACGGCATGGACCTGACCCGTGACAAGATGTGCTCTATGGTCAAGAAATGGCAG ACCATGATCGAAGCCCATGTTGATGTGAAGACCACCGATGGCTACCTTCTGCGTCTGTTCTGTGTGGGTTTCACAAAGAAGCGCACCAACCAGATCAGAAAGACCTCCTATGCCCAGCACCAGCAGGTCCGTCAGATCCGGAAGAAGATGATGGAAATCATGACCCGTGAGGTTCAGACCAACGACCTGAAGGAAGTTGTCAACAAGCT GATCCCTGACAGCGTTGGTAAGGACATTGAGAAGGCCTGCCAGTCCATCTACCCTCTGCACGACGTCTACGTTCGCAAAGTCAAGATGCTGAAGAAGCCGAAGTTTGAGT TGGGCAAACTGATGGAGCTCCACGGTGAGGGCGGTGCCAGCAGTACTGCAAAGGCAACCGGCGATGACACTGGAGCCAAGGTGGAGAGGGCTGATGGATACGAGCCCCCCATCCAGGAGACAGTCTAA